TAGTCACTGCAGGCACAGCTATGAGTGTTGAGCAGCTCGCAGGCCACATTGGTGTGCACCAGCTCTTCGGTGTCTTCATCGATAAGCTTGTTGAGGCAACACTTGCCACACCCGTCGCACAGGGCTTCCCATTCCTCGTCGGTCATGTCGTCCAGGGTTTTGGTCTGCCAGAAATTCGCCTGCATTTACTTTGCTACCTTCGCCTCAACGTCGAATGTGTTGTCCAGGGTCAGCGTCAGAACATCGCCGCCCCGCAGTTCACCCACCCCCTTGGGCGTGCCGGTCAACACGATGTCACCGGGCATCAGGGTAAAGCTGTGGCTGATGTCGGCCAGCAACTCGCCCATGGGCCACATCATCATTCCGGTGTTGCCCTGCTGACGCAAAGCACCATTGACGGTGAGGGAGAAGTCCAGCTGCTGCAACGGCGACAACAGCTCCGGCGCCACAAAGGGGCCCACGGGGCAGCTGCCGTCAAAGGCCTTGGCCCGCTCCCAGGGTTGTCCCTTGCCCTTGAGCTGATCTTGCACCGCACGCAGCGTCAGATCCAGCGCCAACCCTACCCCAACCACGGCATTGAGGGCGTCGGTCGCCGATGCCCGGCACAGGCGGCGGCCGATCAGCAGCGCCACTTCCGCTTCATGATGCACCGGGCCCTGCCCTTGTGGCAGCACCAGGGGCTCATCCAGCGGCACCAGACTGGTGGCGGGCTTGATAAACAACAACGGCTGATCGGGCACCGGATTATTGAGCTCGGCGGCGTGCTCAAGGTAACTGCGTCCAACACACACCACCTTGCCGGTGGCATAGGGCAAGACAAAACCTTCCTGATCCACATGCTGATACACGGGCTGTCTCCTTATTCACCGCCGCGTTCGGCGGCCTGGCGGGCGAGGTGCTCTTTGAGCAGGTTTTTGGGGGGTGGTGGCAGCTGCAAATAGAACCCCTGGGTTCGCAGGGCCTCACGCACCTTGTCTATATCGGATATACCCAGTCGAACCTTGTTGGCCAGATTCAGCATCATCGCCAGCTGCGGCGTGCCAAAGGTCTCCATCAGGGAAGCGGGAACACGCGAAAAATCGTCGCGCCGTTCAACAAACAGATAGGTCTCTGCCTTTTTGGGGCTTTTATACACTGCACACAACA
The Oceanimonas doudoroffii DNA segment above includes these coding regions:
- a CDS encoding YcgL domain-containing protein translates to MLCAVYKSPKKAETYLFVERRDDFSRVPASLMETFGTPQLAMMLNLANKVRLGISDIDKVREALRTQGFYLQLPPPPKNLLKEHLARQAAERGGE
- a CDS encoding fumarylacetoacetate hydrolase family protein — encoded protein: MYQHVDQEGFVLPYATGKVVCVGRSYLEHAAELNNPVPDQPLLFIKPATSLVPLDEPLVLPQGQGPVHHEAEVALLIGRRLCRASATDALNAVVGVGLALDLTLRAVQDQLKGKGQPWERAKAFDGSCPVGPFVAPELLSPLQQLDFSLTVNGALRQQGNTGMMMWPMGELLADISHSFTLMPGDIVLTGTPKGVGELRGGDVLTLTLDNTFDVEAKVAK